In the Streptomyces sp. NBC_00525 genome, one interval contains:
- a CDS encoding aminopeptidase P family protein codes for MSEVYAVRRGLLRDRCAAVGAAAALVSRPANVRYLAGGAPPGAVLLLGPGEDVLLCPRPPTGDPADGRPDEQLRVDPLPVAGADPVVAAAELAATGGARSLAVEEHYLTVARHRAMASVAPKLRLADLGATVEQLRVVKDEEEIGCLRIAAEITDQALGELLESILVGRTERHLALELERRLVDHGADGPAFATSVATGPNSGRGRHRPTDRRVEEGDFLSVCLGANYRGYRCEIGRTFVIGTAPADWQIELYELVFAAQRAGREALLPGAEYRDVDRAARHLLDSAGYGEGLAPSTGHGVGLEIDEDPQLAPAAMGKLDACVPVTVEPGVHLPGRGGVRIDDTLVVRPEADGGPELLTITTKELLAL; via the coding sequence ATGTCAGAGGTGTACGCCGTCCGACGCGGGCTGCTCCGCGACCGCTGCGCCGCTGTCGGAGCCGCGGCCGCCCTGGTCTCCCGCCCCGCCAACGTCCGCTACCTCGCCGGGGGAGCGCCGCCGGGCGCGGTCCTGCTGCTCGGCCCCGGCGAGGACGTCCTCCTGTGCCCGCGCCCGCCGACCGGTGACCCGGCGGACGGACGGCCCGACGAGCAGCTGAGGGTGGACCCGCTGCCGGTGGCCGGCGCCGATCCGGTGGTCGCGGCGGCGGAGCTGGCCGCGACGGGCGGCGCCCGGTCGCTGGCCGTCGAGGAGCACTACCTGACGGTCGCCCGGCACCGGGCCATGGCCTCCGTCGCGCCGAAGCTGCGGCTGGCCGACCTGGGCGCCACCGTGGAGCAGTTGCGCGTCGTGAAGGACGAGGAGGAGATCGGCTGTCTGCGGATCGCGGCCGAGATCACCGACCAGGCGCTGGGCGAACTCCTCGAATCCATCCTCGTCGGCCGCACCGAACGGCACCTGGCGCTGGAGCTGGAGCGCCGGCTGGTGGACCACGGCGCCGACGGGCCCGCCTTCGCCACCTCAGTCGCCACCGGCCCGAACTCCGGCCGCGGCCGCCACCGGCCGACCGACCGGCGGGTGGAGGAGGGGGATTTCCTCTCCGTCTGCCTGGGCGCCAACTACCGCGGCTACCGCTGCGAGATCGGCCGGACCTTCGTCATCGGCACGGCCCCCGCCGACTGGCAGATCGAACTGTACGAGCTCGTTTTCGCCGCTCAGCGGGCCGGCCGCGAGGCCCTGCTGCCCGGCGCCGAGTACCGTGACGTGGACCGGGCCGCCCGCCATCTCCTGGACTCGGCGGGCTACGGAGAGGGCCTCGCCCCCTCCACGGGCCACGGGGTGGGGCTCGAAATCGATGAGGACCCGCAGTTGGCACCCGCAGCCATGGGTAAACTGGACGCTTGTGTGCCGGTCACTGTCGAGCCGGGGGTCCACCTCCCCGGTCGGGGCGGGGTCCGGATCGATGACACGCTCGTCGTGCGCCCCGAGGCGGACGGCGGACCCGAGCTACTCACCATTACGACCAAGGAGCTGCTCGCGCTGTAG
- a CDS encoding Pro-rich N-terminal domain-containing protein, with amino-acid sequence MQHAVGAPLPPPRGPGHGPAGPPHPGPHPGAPVPPQHPPAAHPGPPPAGPPVPQGPGGWTGPAPHHAPAPRETTGHVQLPPGRPVPLPAPPAGPGTGNATLAVLLIGPAGAGKTTVARLWAARRRVPTAHVSLDDVREWVCSGFADPQSGWNDQSEAQYRLARRTCGFAARNFLANGISCILDDAVFPDRPVVGLGGWKRHVGPGLLPVVLLPGLEIVLERNAKRSGNRRLSDEEVARIHGRMAGWYGSGLPIIDNSTYDVETTARVLDDILARSLASPPSW; translated from the coding sequence ATGCAGCACGCAGTGGGGGCCCCGCTGCCTCCGCCCCGAGGTCCCGGACACGGTCCCGCCGGCCCGCCGCACCCCGGCCCGCATCCCGGTGCGCCGGTCCCGCCGCAGCACCCGCCCGCCGCGCATCCGGGCCCCCCGCCCGCCGGCCCGCCCGTGCCGCAGGGCCCCGGTGGCTGGACCGGACCAGCGCCGCACCACGCCCCGGCCCCCCGCGAGACCACCGGACACGTCCAGCTGCCGCCGGGCCGGCCCGTGCCGCTGCCCGCCCCGCCCGCCGGACCCGGCACGGGCAACGCGACCCTCGCCGTGCTCCTGATCGGCCCCGCGGGCGCAGGGAAGACCACCGTGGCCCGGCTCTGGGCGGCCCGCCGCCGGGTGCCCACCGCCCACGTCAGCCTGGACGACGTCCGCGAGTGGGTCTGCTCCGGCTTCGCCGACCCGCAGTCCGGCTGGAACGACCAGTCCGAGGCCCAGTACCGCCTGGCCCGCCGCACCTGCGGCTTCGCCGCCCGCAACTTCCTGGCCAACGGCATCTCCTGCATCCTGGACGACGCCGTCTTCCCCGACCGGCCCGTCGTCGGCCTCGGCGGCTGGAAGCGCCACGTCGGCCCCGGCCTGCTGCCCGTCGTGCTGCTGCCCGGCCTGGAGATCGTCCTGGAGCGCAACGCCAAGCGCAGCGGCAACCGCCGCCTCTCCGACGAGGAGGTGGCCCGCATCCACGGCCGGATGGCCGGCTGGTACGGCTCCGGACTGCCGATCATCGACAACTCGACGTACGACGTGGAGACCACCGCCAGGGTCCTGGACGACATACTCGCCCGCTCCCTGGCCAGCCCTCCGTCCTGGTGA
- the aroQ gene encoding type II 3-dehydroquinate dehydratase translates to MSRRVLVLNGPNLGRLGSREPDVYGATSYAGLVETCRALGKELGFDVDVRETNDEGELIRWLHEAADGSLPVVLNPGAFTHYSYGMRDAAAQRTAPLIEVHISNPYAREEFRHTSVVAPVATGTVAGFGIGSYRLALRALAEELAD, encoded by the coding sequence ATGAGCCGCCGGGTCCTCGTGCTCAACGGCCCCAACCTCGGCCGGCTGGGCTCCCGCGAACCCGATGTCTACGGCGCCACCTCGTACGCCGGTCTCGTCGAGACGTGCCGCGCGCTGGGCAAGGAGCTGGGCTTCGACGTCGACGTCCGCGAGACGAACGACGAGGGCGAGCTGATCCGCTGGCTCCACGAGGCCGCCGACGGATCACTTCCGGTCGTTCTCAACCCGGGCGCCTTCACGCACTACTCGTACGGGATGCGGGACGCGGCCGCCCAGCGCACCGCCCCGCTGATCGAGGTGCACATCTCCAACCCGTACGCACGGGAGGAATTCCGCCACACCTCGGTGGTCGCCCCGGTCGCCACCGGGACCGTGGCCGGATTCGGCATCGGCTCCTACCGGCTCGCCCTGCGCGCCCTGGCGGAGGAACTCGCGGACTGA
- the aroB gene encoding 3-dehydroquinate synthase gives MTEQAPIRVAVAGSAGSDPYEVLIGRQLLGELPALIGERAKRVAVLHPEALAETGEAVRQDLAGQGYEAIAIQLPNAEEAKTVEVAAYCWKALGQTGFTRTDVIVGVGGGATTDVAGFVAASWLRGVRWIAVPTTVLGMVDAAVGGKTGINTAEGKNLVGAFHPPAGVLCDLAALDSLPVHDYVSGLAEIIKAGFIADPVILDLIEGDPQAARTPAGPHTAELIERSVRVKAKVVSSDLKESGLREILNYGHTLGHAIEKNERYKWRHGAAVSVGMVFAAELGRLAGRLDDATADRHRAVLESVGLPLTYRGDQWPRLLENMKVDKKSRGDLLRFIVLDGLGKPAVLEGPDPAVLLAAYGEVSA, from the coding sequence ATGACCGAGCAGGCACCCATCCGCGTCGCCGTCGCCGGCAGCGCGGGCTCCGATCCGTACGAGGTACTGATCGGCCGGCAGCTCCTCGGCGAGCTGCCCGCACTCATCGGCGAGCGCGCCAAGCGCGTCGCGGTCCTCCACCCGGAGGCCCTCGCCGAGACCGGCGAGGCGGTCCGCCAGGACCTCGCCGGTCAGGGCTACGAGGCCATCGCGATCCAGCTGCCCAACGCCGAGGAGGCCAAGACCGTCGAGGTCGCCGCCTACTGCTGGAAGGCGCTCGGCCAGACCGGCTTCACCCGCACCGACGTCATCGTCGGCGTCGGCGGCGGCGCCACCACCGACGTCGCGGGCTTCGTCGCCGCCTCCTGGCTGCGCGGGGTGCGCTGGATCGCCGTACCGACGACCGTGCTCGGCATGGTCGACGCGGCGGTCGGCGGCAAGACCGGCATCAACACCGCCGAGGGCAAGAACCTCGTCGGCGCCTTCCACCCGCCGGCCGGGGTCCTCTGCGACCTGGCCGCCCTGGACTCGCTGCCGGTGCACGACTACGTCTCCGGCCTGGCCGAGATCATCAAGGCCGGTTTCATCGCCGACCCGGTGATCCTCGACCTGATCGAGGGGGACCCGCAGGCGGCCCGTACGCCCGCCGGACCGCACACCGCCGAGCTGATCGAGCGCTCGGTGCGGGTCAAGGCCAAGGTCGTCTCCAGCGACCTCAAGGAGTCCGGGCTGCGCGAGATCCTCAACTACGGCCACACCCTGGGCCACGCGATCGAGAAGAACGAGCGCTACAAGTGGCGCCACGGCGCCGCCGTGTCGGTCGGCATGGTCTTCGCCGCCGAACTGGGCCGGCTGGCCGGCCGCCTGGACGACGCCACCGCCGACCGGCACCGCGCGGTCCTGGAGTCCGTGGGGCTGCCGCTCACCTACCGCGGCGACCAGTGGCCCCGGCTGCTGGAGAACATGAAGGTCGACAAGAAGTCGCGCGGCGACCTGCTGCGCTTCATCGTCCTGGACGGCCTCGGCAAGCCCGCCGTCCTGGAGGGCCCCGACCCGGCCGTGCTGCTCGCCGCCTACGGGGAGGTCTCGGCATGA